The following proteins are co-located in the Pseudomonas sp. DY-1 genome:
- the ccoP gene encoding cytochrome-c oxidase, cbb3-type subunit III — protein MTTFWSWYISLLTIFTLLALLWLIFATRRGESKGTTDKTMGHAFDGIEEYDNPLPKWWFLLFVGTLIFAVGYLVMYPGLGNWKGLFPGYAEGWTQEGQWQREVNKAEQQYGPIFARYSAMSIEEVAQDPQAMKMGGRLFATYCSICHGSDAKGAMGFPNLADNNWRWGGEAETIKTTILHGRIAAMPAWGEVLGDEGVKNVAAYVRQDLAGLNLPEGTKADPEAGKALFASTCVACHGAEGKGTEAMGAPDLTHPAGWIYGSSLAQLQQTIRHGRNGQMPAQQEYLGQDKVHVLAAYIYSLSRKDQELAIK, from the coding sequence ATGACCACTTTCTGGAGCTGGTACATCTCCCTGCTCACCATATTCACCTTGCTGGCACTGCTCTGGCTGATCTTCGCCACCCGCAGGGGCGAGTCCAAGGGCACCACCGATAAGACCATGGGACACGCCTTCGACGGCATCGAGGAATATGACAACCCTCTACCCAAGTGGTGGTTCCTGCTGTTCGTCGGCACCCTGATCTTCGCCGTCGGCTACCTGGTCATGTACCCGGGCCTGGGGAACTGGAAAGGCCTGTTCCCCGGTTACGCCGAAGGCTGGACCCAGGAGGGCCAATGGCAGCGCGAAGTGAACAAGGCCGAACAACAGTACGGACCGATCTTCGCCCGCTACTCGGCCATGTCCATCGAAGAAGTAGCCCAGGACCCGCAGGCGATGAAGATGGGCGGACGCCTGTTCGCCACCTATTGCTCGATCTGCCATGGCTCGGATGCCAAAGGCGCCATGGGTTTCCCGAACCTCGCCGACAACAACTGGCGCTGGGGAGGCGAAGCGGAAACCATCAAAACGACCATTCTCCATGGTCGCATCGCTGCCATGCCGGCCTGGGGCGAAGTGCTGGGTGACGAAGGCGTGAAGAACGTCGCTGCCTATGTGCGACAGGACTTGGCAGGCTTGAATCTGCCGGAAGGCACCAAGGCTGACCCGGAAGCCGGCAAGGCACTCTTCGCGAGTACCTGCGTTGCCTGTCATGGCGCCGAAGGCAAGGGCACTGAAGCCATGGGGGCGCCTGACCTGACTCACCCGGCCGGCTGGATCTACGGCTCGAGCCTCGCCCAACTGCAACAGACCATTCGCCACGGCCGCAATGGCCAGATGCCCGCACAGCAAGAGTACCTGGGCCAGGACAAGGTCCATGTACTCGCTGCTTACATCTACAGCCTGTCCCGAAAGGACCAAGAGTTAGCGATCAAGTAA
- a CDS encoding cbb3-type cytochrome c oxidase subunit 3, producing MDIGTLRGLGTLLVLIATLGVICWAYSGKRKASFDEAANLPFADDDRNDSRSNRA from the coding sequence ATGGACATCGGAACCCTGCGTGGCCTTGGCACCCTGCTGGTGCTGATCGCCACCCTCGGAGTGATCTGCTGGGCCTACAGCGGGAAACGCAAGGCCAGCTTCGACGAGGCTGCCAATCTGCCCTTCGCCGACGATGACCGGAACGATTCTAGGAGCAATCGCGCATGA